The window TATTTGTGTATCAACATGCCTCAGATGTTGATAACATGTTGTTCTTTATGTGCCTGTCTCCAATGTGCCATCCAAAGCATGGCGATTCAGAACAGTTAAGTGACTTTGGAGCTTACACAACTAAACTCAATTCTGTTCATGTACACAATGCAATATTCCTGCACTGTTACATTTTCTGGTGTAATATTGTTCAAATTGGGTCTCACCAATACATAACAAGGACTCTCAATTTACTTTTTCTTTCTGAGCTCAGCAACGGCGTCATGAGTGGTTTCACTTAATACCAATCAAGTGTCAAACCTTTCTGAACCATCTCCACTAACATATTATCTCACCTCTCAGACCCTCAAATAGAGGGCATTAAAGCAGTCTCCCCTGGCTAACTCAAACGTCTGCTGTAAGAGAGAAGGCCAAAGTTTAAGCACATGGTGCAGAAACTGCATTCCCTGATCCAAAAATTCACACAGTTGGCACTGAGTCAGCCATCCATCTACAGCAGAATAACCAGACAGTTTGTGTAGGAATTGTTGGATTTTATTGTAATTCAGGAACTAGAAACAGATGTCGGACTGGTGGTGCCCTGTACATGGTGCCTTCAGTCCTCAAGGAATGTTTCACCTCTGCTCTCAGCAAGATTGCGTTTCAGCTGAGAACTTCATTTAATTTCTCTGAGGACTCTTGGTGCTCACCCACAAACAGTGCACTCCCAGCTTGGATGCCTGCTGATCTTAGTTAATCTGGACAGGCTTAGAATGAACTGTGGAATATAGCGCTCTTGTTCTGGAACCTCAAAGTGCTACAGAGTATAAAAAGTTACAAGTTAAAAGAACAAAACCAAAGTACCATAGCTGCTGGAAATACAAAGCAAATGAGAATGTTGGCAATATACTCCATTTTTCTTCCCACAGatattgcctgacctgttgagaacTTCAAACATTATTCTGCTCGTGTTAAAATGCTTTGAATAGATCATGAATATCTGAGACAAGGCAGGAAATCATCTCCTTGGCAGAACCAGAGGTCAGCCAGGTCAGTAAGGTGGAGACATAATCCTTGTACATATCTCAGCCACAATTAGGTAGATAGTCACAAAATTACAGGTTGTAACTTAAAATATTTGTCCATTTCCCTTTCCTTACATGGAAGGTGAAGCTGAAAACTGAGAAGCAAAGTAAATCATTGCAGCTGATAGTACAGATACTAAAGTTATGAAATGTCTCACCTCTTTTTCTCAACTGCCTATCCCCAGCACCAGGAAGTGAAACAATAAATCCCTGTAAAGATGCAATAAAACCATCTTCTGAACAAAGGATCCCAGATGTTCTGTCCACTGGCAACTACAATCCTTTACTGTAGATCACTCAGGATAAAAGGCGTGGAGTGGGTGAGGAAGAAATGTATAAATCCAGCACCCCTGTCAACTGCAAAAAACCAACAACTGGTTGCATTAGACCTGGTAGTGGAAAAACCCATTTAATAAAAAGCTAGCAGCAGGAATAATTAGTAGACCCCTCCCTCTCTTCATACCCTTAGTCAGACGCTCACTGTGAGATATCCCAAGTTTAATTTTCTACCTCAATCTCCTTCTTTCCTGGCCAGTGCGTTTTGACAGGGAGAACTTCGCAAATTCAATTGTTGCCCAGTGTGCAGACAAGGTTATTTTTCAAGGTGGTGTTCAGAATCAGGAAAGCAGAGAGATTAGCCACAGGTGTAACATTCCCACTGCCAACTAAATTTACCCACATCAGGACAGAAGCTGGGACATTGCTGGTTTGCAACACTCTGAGTGGTACATTTAGCCAACAGAGTGAGCCATTGTGGGATATTTAGGTTTGAATGGACACAGCAGATTAAGGCAGGGTCCCAGGAAGACTCTTTGGAGCAATTAATCAGCCTCTCAAAAATCCACCAACATCAACTGGCTCTACGACATCAGCCAAATATGGTCCACCTTCCATCAAGAGACCAAGATCAAGGTTTCAAACACATAATATCCACATGAGCAGAAGACTTATTTCAATTTGCCTTAACATTCACCTGCCCAAAGATCCTATTATTTTCCATCAGTGGACTGGTCCAATTTTCAGGGAATATAGAGGAATAAGGTTTTGAATGCAGACTGATAGAGAGCTAATGAGAGCAACATGATGATAAGAAAGCTAAAGCCTCAAACCAAAACAGTGACCATTAGATTTACGACCCACTTGTACCTGCCCTCTCATTAGGAGGTAAAGCAATAGCATCTCAACATTAGATTAGAGGTCTTGCTTTAACTCATCAGACTCTTCCAATTTCTCAGTGGCAACTTCTTGAAAGGGATTGGCCACAATCTGGCTGACAGGTTTTCCTCCCATTGGTGCGTAGTAAAATTCAAGAGGCACTGAAGCATTGGGGCTCTCCTTCTTGTAAAATCCCAGTTTTAGTAGTAATTCATTGATCTCTTTCCTGGTCATAGGCATGAGGTTAACTCGCTGCGGAgacaaagaaaaaggtttgaatttAAAGAAAGGAGAACACAACGCATTTGTGCACATGCAAGCCACTACACAGAGGAGTCACAGGATCCTACTCCAGGGCTAAGAATTTCAGTCCTTTGATCTTCATTCCCCTCTAATGATGTTTGCCTTAAGCAGCACACTGCTTGAGCAGAGTGTGGGCCTTGTTTTGTGTTTAACCACTGCCCTCCGCAGGTGTGCACAAATCTAGCATTAGTTTGCAAATATAAAAGCCTTTCAGTCATGAGCATTTCTCGCTTAaatgaggccccccccccccaccaccaaaaaaGTAATTAGATAAGTAATTGATTTCTTACGTCCAGTTCCTGGTAAGCGTAGTTCATGAGGATGAGCTCAGGATCCACTCCAGGGAAGTAATTCAATGCCAGGTTGTGAATGTGGTAATTGGTCAAGAAATATCTTTCAGACCCACAATGTGCAGGGAGATCCTCCTATCTCAAGCTGATAATTCATTCAATACCTGCCTCCAACAGCTTGATTTTGTTCAAATTGCATTCCCCAATGCTTCAACTCTCTTCATTTTCCCTTTTCCTGGCCTGCTGTCTCTACCCCATAGCCCCCCTCTATAATTATTATAGCATTTACGTCCACCAATATATGGTCAATGGGATGTTTGCTCAGCCAATGCAGATGAGAGAGAATTCATTGTCTTCCCCTGAAGTTTACTGAGGGAGGGGCTGTGCTCTGCACACTTGGATTGATCAGTCCTCATGGGAAGGAAACTGGGATTGATCCTGATCTGTGGTGAGTAGCTGTGGCTTACTATTATGCAAGGTAGGGGAAACGTGCATTAAAAGCAGGAGAAATTAGAGCAGTTTGACCATGTGGCCCATCCATGCgataagattgtggctgatctggctgtgaagCCCACttcccattacccttaattccccaactattcaAAAAGCTCTGTTTGTACATTAAATACATATtaaatgaggcagcctccactgcttgcTTGGGCAGAGagtttcacagattcactactcttgtggagaagcagttcctttttatttccatcttaaatctattcccctgaatcttaAGGCAATGTTGCCTGGTTCTAGTCTCACTTgctagtggaaacaacctccctggtTCTATCTTGCTTTTCCTTTCATAACTTTATATATTTTAACAAGATCCtcgctcattcttctaaacttcaaaTGAGCATACTCCCAGGCTACTCAATGCCTACATTTCCAAAATCAACTCtgctgaacctcctctggactaccTTTAAAACCAGTATGTCCTTTCTCAAGTCAGGAGGCTAGGATTGCACACTGTTTGCCTCATGTAGCTTCatcagtaccctgtacagttgcagcaaaatctccctgctcttaaattcaaaccctctagcaatgaaggccaacatcccatttgccttcctgaatccctgttgcacctgcaaatgaaccttttgtgattcatctTCAAGTACTCCTGCATCTCACTGCACAACAGCATCTGGTAATTTTCACCATTTAATTAGTAGTCTGATTTACTATTTTTCCTTCCTTACATTTTCggacattgtactccatctggcaGACATTTACCCTTACTTAACCCATCTGGATCTCTCTATAGACTTTCTGTGTTCTCCACACAATTTGTCTGTTTCTcattttagtgtcatcagcaaacctagATACTCTATACTTGTTCCTTCCCCACACTCCACCCCACCCAAATCATTGTGAAGACTTGAGGACCCAGCACCTATTTCTGTGCTACTCCACTAACCAATGTGAAGACAGACTCTGGCAGACTGAGCAAATGAGACCAATGGAAGGTCCAACGGTCAAGAAAGAGGTCTCTGCAAGCATCATGGAATGCAAAAAGAATGACAAGACACTGGTCATCCACTGCGCCTAGTCCTATCTCCAGCCATCTCGACTTGCATCTTGCCACTAGATCCAGATGGGAATTGGGAAGGGAGAGTGAGGCTAATGCTgcgcaactctccctcactttaatccaaatCAAGCGCTGCTCTTGATACCAACACCATCTTGTTCAACCATTGAAGTCCTGTGGCGATGGGCAAGTGATGAAACAGCAGGTACGGATACACTGTGAGCTGTAGTCACAGACCTGCACACAGGTGGCTCAGGTCTAATGATCATTTCTTGCTGACCGAAGCAGCAGTGAAACTCAGCGTGTACCTGGGCAACTGAGCCGTCCTCTTCAGGAACGCACTGCTCACCTCTGTAACATGAGGAAGGGCTAGAAAAGGTTCCCTAAATGTTGACTGCTTCACTACACCCTGGCCAGTTTAAATCGCAGCAGGTGGGGATCTCATCTTGGCAGTTGAACAAACTAACTGTGAGCTGTGGAAGTCCTGAGCCATCAGCACAAAAACTGCAGTGCCTAAACATGTCTGCCCAACATGTGCCA of the Narcine bancroftii isolate sNarBan1 chromosome 4, sNarBan1.hap1, whole genome shotgun sequence genome contains:
- the selenom gene encoding selenoprotein M, which encodes MDRLVDDNGLKTTYSHLDNVTICHIDRKEHDDNLWRFLATIGRYHVHRGAPRAPSGRVLFQARCGEAVGAGSGPSGDVRRVTTGRPHRGEGFHSGRLASLIHNLALNYFPGVDPELILMNYAYQELDRVNLMPMTRKEINELLLKLGFYKKESPNASVPLEFYYAPMGGKPVSQIVANPFQEVATEKLEESDELKQDL